ACCAATGGTCGAAAATTTATGTAAAAACCCATTTCTTGTTAGGGGAATCGGTGGATGTTTTTTCATGGTTTAAAATCACCTTTATTGAAAATGAAGGAGCCGCTTTTGGGATGACAATTGTAGGGAAACTGTTTCTTACATCATTTCGCGTGGTTGCTATTGTTCTTCTTTCAATTTTTATTAATAAGTTGATAAAGCGAAACGCACGTGCAAGTTATATATTGGTTGTTTCTGTTTTGTTGGCGGGAGCTATCGGGAATTTGATAGATTCGCTTTTCTACGGAATGTTTTTTACTGAATCCACACCGTATGCTGCAGCTACATTTTTATCTCACGGCGGAGGTTATGCGCCTTTTTTCTATGGAAAAGTGGTAGATATGTTCTATTTCCCGATTATTAGCGATAGCGCAGGAAACACTCTCTTTTTCAAATGGATTTTCAATNTGGCTGATTCTTGTGTAACAGTTTCCGTTATTCTTATTTTATTATTCTTCAGAAAGGAATTGAATGAATCTCTCGAAAATAAAAAAGCCATTAAACCCGATGCGGAAGAATAACCTTCATATCGTATTTTTTCTGTTTTTTTTGCTTGCATTTACTTCTTGTTTCAAGCCCGGGAATGTATTGAGTGAGGAAAAAATGGTAACTATTTTGACTGAAATGCACAAAACGGAAGGAATTTTGCAAGCGGAAGGATATAATTATAATAATCCGGAGGAAAAAAAGAAATATTACGATGCAATTCTGAAAAAATACAAAATTAAGCAAGCCGACTTTGATTCGTCCTTAGTTTGGTACGCGAAACATCCTAAAGAATTCGGGTTGGTTTATACCGATGTTTTAATCCGTCTGGATACTTTAAATGCGCAAGTACAACGGGGAAAATTTCATCCTAACGAAGGCGGAAACGGCATTCAGGAAGCAAATATCTGGAATTTGCGTGCCAGTTATAACCTAACAAAAGACTCCGCCCGTACAAAAATCGATTTTGAAATTCCCAACGGCAATAATTTAATGGTGGGCGATACCTACATTTTAAGTTTTTTGCGTAGAGTAGCTCCGAGTGATTCTTCATTGAATCCGCATATTGTACTAAAAATAAATTATTTGAACGGGAAAAAAGACAGTATNTATACTAAAACNTACAACGATAGTTTGCTTCGTAGATATACCTTAACGTTTAAAGCCCGTGATACGTTGAAAATAGAATCTTTAACCGGATCATTGTTAGGGAACGACAGTTCAAAAGGTAAAATGAACGCCTTTTTAGACAGCATCAAACTGATTCGGAAATTTAATGTTTACAATCAAATAAAATTAAAAAAGAGAGTTGAAAAATTGGATACAACTCGATTAAAAAAATTATAAAGAATTAAAAACAAAAAACGGCTCATTTTTGAGTCGTTTTTTGTTTACGTAAAAATCATATAAATTTAAATGAGATGGAATAAAATTACGGGAGAATTTATCTCAATCCCCCTAACCCCCTTTTCTAAGGGGGAAATAGGTTTTATCATTTATCAGAATAGAATATATTCTTTCGTTCCATTTTGCAATTCCCCCTTTTCCAAGGGAGAAATAGATTTTATCATTAATCAGAATCAAATATATTCTTTTGTTCTACTTTACAAATCCCCCTTTGAAAAGGGGGTTAGGGGGATTGAATGTAAGTAATTAAAATAAACCTTATTATAAAACAATTTAGCTGAAATCAATATCCCAAAATTTTCAACATCGATTTATAACTTTGTTCTTTAGCGAAAAGTTTGGTGAAATATTCCCCGTCTTCGTCTTTATCGATAATTACAAGTTTTGGACCCGGAATAAGACAGTGTTGAATGCCTCCAAAACCGCCCANCGATTCTTGGTACGCTCCCATATGGAAAAAACCGATATATTGTTCTCTTCCGAGTTCCATTTTTGGTAAAAATACGGCATTGGAATGTACTTCCGCATTATAAAAGTCTTCACTNTCGCACGTCAATCCTCCTAAATTTACCCGTTCATATTCCGAATCCCAATTATTGATGGCAAGGAATACATAACGTTGATTTATTGCCCATGTATCAGGAAGCGTGGTTAAAAAAGAACTGTCAATCATATTCCAAAGCTCACGGTCGTTTTGTTTTTTCTGATTNACAATGGAATACAACATTGCTCCGCTTTCNCCTACAGTGTAAGAACCGAATTCGGTAAAAATGTGCGGNTCAGGCACTCCGTTTTGTTCACAAATAGTTTTTACTTGTGCTACAATTTCCTCAGCCATATATTCGTAGTCGTATGCAAAATCCAAATGAGTTTGAATCGGGAAACCTCCGCCGATATTTAAACTATCTAATGTAGGACAAACTTTTTTCAGCTCGCAATACAAGTTAACTGCTTTACTTAACTCATTCCAATAATAAAGCGTGTCTTTTACTCCGGTGTTTATAAAGAAATGAAGCATCTTTAAGTTTACCTTTTTGTTCTTGGCTATTTTTTCTTCATAATAGGGAATAATATCATTATATCGTATTCCCAACCGTGAAGTATAGAAATCAAACTTAGGTTCTTCTTCCGATGCGATTCTAATTCCAACGTTTAATTTCTTGTCAAAATCTTTCAAAAGTAAATCCAATTCAAAGATATTATCTAAAATAGGAATTACATTTGTAAAGCCCATATTTATCAGNNTTTGAATATTTTCCACATACTGAGGACGTTTAAAACCATTACAAACCACAAATGTCTCAGGTTTTAAAATACCTTGTTCGTAAAGCGTTTCCATAATATTTATGTCAAATGCCGATGATGTTTCAAGATGTACGCCGTTCTTCAGTACCTCTTCCATTACAAAAGAAAAATGTGAACTCTTTGTGCAATAACAGTAATTATATGTTCCCTTATAATCTACTTTTGCCATTGCCACGTTAAACATACGGCGTGCTCTTTGAATATTTTGCGTTATTTTAGGCAAATACGTAATACGTAATGGAGTCCCGTATTGTTTTATCACTTCCATTAAAGGAATATCGTTCCAAATTAATTCGTTTTCGTCCACATTGAATTCTTCGCTGGGGAATTCAAAGGTCTGTTCAATTAGGTCGATGTATTTATTTTTCATTTTTTGGATATATGTAAATGAGTTTAATTTAATTTTTTTGTTGAATTCAAGTGATTTAGTTTTTAATATTTTATTCAATGCGGGTGCAAAAATAATCATATTTTTATTTCTAAGAAAGAGTTTTAGTAAGATATTTTTATATTGAACGAGAAACGTTCCCGGTTTCTACCAAATACAGTGAAAACTCTGACAGAGTTTCAAACTTTGACGGAGTTAAGATGGATACCCATTAAAATTAAAGGTACAGCGCACTGAAATCTTTGTAATATAAAGTCTATTTAGAACCTGAGGTACAGAGTACCGAAACATTAAAAACCAGAATACGCTAAAAATTCCGGTAACTCAACGAATGGTCAAAGACTTTTGTTGTGGTTGAAAACGGAAAGAAATGATTGAAAATTAATAACTTGGGAGTGATAGATTTTCGGACTACAAGTCCTTATAATATTTAAAAGCTGAGATTATAAATCTCAGCGTCCAAGGGAAAATTCCGTCAAAGTTTCAAACTTTGACAGAATTAATATAATAAAGTTTTTAAAATACACAGTTTCTTTATTTTAACAATATTATTTAAGACTTTTTTCTTGGAAAAACAAATTATATTTTATTACTTTGTTACCCTTTTTCCCATATTTAAAGAATTCACACTATTTTAATATAAAGTTTTATTTATAGAAATGATAATGNCCTACTTTTGTGTGTGGAAAATTTATTGTTTAACTACTTATTATTGTTTAACTACTTAATATTATTTTTATGACGAAAATTACCTTTTTTAAAATGATGCTTCTGGCGATATGTATGGTTGGAAGTGTAAATGTCTTTGGACAGTCGGAATCTGTTATATATACCTGCGGCTTCGAGAGTGCTGAAGGGTTTACAGCCAGCACAGTTTATAATAATTCAACAATAGCTTATACTGGTGCTTCTGGAAAACAGTGGGGTACTTATTTTGGAACTCCTTCTACAACAAGTCCCATAACGGGGTTGCAATCTATGCAAATGAGATGGTATACAACAACTCCGTCCTCAAATGGTTACACATTTACAAATTTTGATTTAGCAAATGTAACAAAAGTTACTTTTAGCGCTAAAAATACTACAGGTATTAATGTAATAGTTTCTTACTCAACAGATGGTGGAAGTAATTATACTGGCGCGCAAACATTCACATTGTCAACAAGTGCTTCAACTTATACTTATAATGTTAGCGCCACAGGAGAGTATGCAAACGTTAGATTAAAATTCCAATTGACATATTCAACAACTCCTACAACCACATCGCGATTATACATAGATGATATTTCAGTGTATGGTATGACGACAATTGCAGCTACTCCTACATTTGATCCTGTTGAAGGTACTTATACGTCAGCGCAAAACGTAACTATTTCTAACGGTAGCGGTACAGATAAAATTTATTATACCACAGACGGTTCGGATCCGTCCAGTGCAAGCACGCTTTATACCGCTCCTATAAATGTATCTACTACTACCACTATTAAAGCCATTGCTTATGATCAAAACGATGCAAACCCAAGTTCCATCGCGTCCGCTACTTATACAATTGATTTAACCCCTACCATTACCGTTACCGAAACTTCCATTCCCGCAATGACTGCAGAAGTGGGAGCGAGTGACGCGGAAACGATTCATGTTAGCGGAATTAATTTAACGGATAATATCACGCTTGCCATTACAGGAACGGACGCCGCGCAATTTAGTGTAGATCCAACCTCCATAACACAAACGGGGGGAACCGCGTCAAGTACCGCTGTTACTGTTACCTACACTCCAACAGCAGCAGGTTCACATTCTGCACTATTGGAAATATCCAGCCCGGGAGCAACTACGGTAACCCGTGATTTAACGGGAACGGCTTCGTTAGCAAAACCAGAAGTGCCTATACAGTTACCTCAATCGGATGTGACTCAAACCAGTTTTAAAGCCAGTTGGAATGCCGTAAGCGGAGCTACGAGTTATGATTTAAGTGTTTATACAAAAGCAACTACAGGGAGCGTAACTGCTACCGATTTATTTTTCTCGGAATATGTAGAGGGTTCAGGTAGTAATAAGTATCTTGAAATTTATAATGGAACAGGAGCAGATGTAAATTTAAGTAATTATAAAGTGGAAGTTTATCCAAATGGAGGAACATCGGCAACTTATACACAAACACTTTCTGGAACTCTTGCTAATGCAAATGTGTATGTTATCGGGAACTCAAGCGGAACAATATATACATCTTCAGATATTACATCAACAGTTACTTATTACAATGGCAATGATGCCGTTGCATTAATTAAAATTTCCACAGGCGATACTTTAGACATCATCGGTAAGATAGGAGAAGATCCTGGCTCAAACTGGACTGCTGGAACTTTAGCAACTTCAGAACAAACTCTTGTTAGAAAATCTACAGTTACAGGTGGAGTAACCACTAATCCTACATCAGGTTTTCCAACATTGTCAACAGAATGGGATGGCTATGCTCAAGATGATGCTACTCATTTAGGGGCGCATACATTAGATGATCAATTAATGACAGTGGATACTGATATATCTGGTTCTCCGTTTACAGGTTTAACCACTACCAGCAAAACAATAACGGGATTAAGCAACTCAAATACATATTATTACACTGTTGTAGCAAAAGACGGCGTAAACAGTTCTCCTGTTTCTGATGAGGTTACAGTAAATTTATTATCAACCGGATTAAATACAGCCAAAGAATTAACCGGTATTTCCGCTTCAAACGGTAAAATAAGATTCTCAGCCGGCGCAGGCGAAAATATCCAAGTTTTCAATGCCGTAGGACAACGTATAGTAAACAAAGTCGCCTCTGAAGGATTAAATGAAATTACTGTCAGCGCTAAAGGCATAATGATAGTGAAAGTNGGANGCAAAACNGCAAAAGTAGTTTTATAATACTCAAAAAANNCAGAAAATCAACCGTCTTTCACTGCGGAGTGTAGGCGGTTGGTTTCGTCTTTAAAAATTTTGGGTAATGTAATATTTTTTGCTTTTAATTTGTTATTTATAAATATAGTATTCACAAATAAAAACTTATGTTATGAGAAAAATTACTTTATTATTATTTTCCGTATTTCTTTCAGTTATAGCCTACGGACAAAATTATGCAATTGCAGGTGGTGATTTTGAAAATTGGACCACTTTTACCGATAACCTAAACAGTTATGGTTTAAAATCCTATGCAACTCAAGGTGTTGGTAAAGGGTATAACGGTTCTAATTCTTTAAACATTGCCGGTACTACTACAGCGAATGATTATGTCTTTACGGCTTTTGCTCCATCTTCTTTTCCATCAGGAAGTATCACTGCTATCACTTTTATGGTAAAAGGAACAAGTGATGCTAAGTCTTTAAGCGTAAACTTATATAAAGATGCTTCAAATTATTACAAATTTAATGTTGGAGCTTTATCTTCTTCAGATGTAACAATTTCCAGCAGCGCTTCAAACAGCTATACAGGAACAATTAATACTGACGGAAAATGGGTTAAGGTAACACTGGATTTAACAGGGATAACAGACTTTAACAGAACTGCCGGAGTTAATTTCTTAGCATTAAAAACCGGTAGCTCGTCAACTTATGCTTTAGATATAGATAATATTGAATTTGTTGTATCAGCTGCAGGAACTAAAACATTGAACGCTACACCTACTTCATTGGATTTTTCTATAAATATGGGAAATTCTACAGATCCTAAAACTGTTTCTATTGTAGGTTCTAATTTAACTTCTGTTCCTACTTATTCTGTGTCGGGAACCGACGCCGCTATGTTTACTGTTACCGGAACCTTGACTACAGCCGGTGGTACTTTGAGTGTGGTTTTTACTCCTACATCTGAAGGAAGTAAATCCGCATCACTTGATGTTGTAAGTGAAACAGCATCTGTTTCTATTCCTTTAACCGGTACTGCAACTGCTTCTAACGTGGAAACTCAAACTTTTACATTTAAATCCGGATTAGAACCATGGACTCAAGTTAGTGTTACTGGCGATCAGTTATGGGTGTCTGATAGTAGTTATGGAGCAAAAATGAGCGGATATTCAGGTGGAAATGTAGTAAATGAAGATTGGTTGATTTCTCCTTCCCTTGATTTAAGTGGTGGAGTGGAAAGCGCTTGGCTTACTTTCGATCAGGCTATAAACTATGCTGAAGTCGTTGATTTTCCTGTAAATCACACATTATGGATTAGTTCAAATTATACTTCAGGAGCGCCATCAACAGCAACTTGGACACAACTTACTATTCCTACTTATCCTGCAAGTAAAGGATGGACTTTTGTAAACAGTGGCACTGTCGCTGCTCCAAGTCAGTTTATCGGACAAGCAAATGTAAGCATTGCTTTTAAATATATCAGTACGGCTGATGTTGCTTCCACATGGGAAATAACAAATCTTATTCTATCACGCCAGATGTCTTCAAGCGGTGTGGATAATATAAGCGAAAACAGTCTGAATGTTTATGGAGGTAATGGAAAGGTGAAATTTGAAGCTACTGCCGGCAATAACGTAGAAATTTACAGTACAACCGGTCAACGAATTTACAAAGGAAAAACTATTGACGGTCAAAATTCAATAAATGTGAATGTAAAAGGATTGTTAATAGTGAAAGTAGCAAACCGTGTAGGAAAAGTTGTTTTATAATTAAAAAATCTCTCTTACTACTTAAATAAAAATCAGAAAAACCGCCATCTCTGTTTGAGATGCGGTTTTTTTTATTGAGTTGTGGAGATTTTTAATAAGAGAAAAGGATTGAAACTACAAAAAAAGGTTGCCTGTTTTCACAAAGCAACCTTTTTACAAAAAATTATCGGTTTTATCGCTTATGCTTTACCAGCGCTACCCAAAACATTCACTGTTTTGTGCATATACAATTTTTTCAATTCATCGCGCGCCGGACCTAAATATTTACGCGGGTCGAATTCGGCAGGTTTTGTTGCAAATACTTCGCGAACTTTGGCAGTCATTGCTAAACGTCCGTCGGAGTCGATGTTGATTTTGCAAACGGCGGAAGAAGCTGCGTGACGCAATTGTTCTTCGGGAATACCGATAGAATCTTTCAATGCTCCGCCGTATTTGTTAATCATTTCTACATATTCTTGTGGAACAGATGATGAACCGTGTAATACGATAGGAAATCCGGGTATTTGTTTTTCAATTTCTTCCAAAATATCGAAACGCAATGGAGGCGGAATCAAAATACCGTTGGCATCGCGTGTACATTGTTCCGGAGTGAATTTGTTTGCTCCGTGTGAAGTTCCAATAGAAATTGCCAAAGAATCTACGCCTGTGCGGGTAACAAAATCGATTACTTCTTCGGGTTGAGTATAGGTGTGGTGTTCAGCAGAAACTTCATCTTCCACGCCTGCCAACACTCCCAATTCTCCTTCTACAGTTACATCGTGAGCGTGAGCGTATTCCACTACTTTTTTAGTAAGGGCAATGTTTTCTTCGTAAGGAAGATGTGAACCGTCAATCATTACGGATGAAAAACCGCTGTCGATACAATCTTTGCAAAGTTCAAAGCTGTCGCCATGGTCTAAGTGAAGAACAATTGGAATTTCATAACCTAATTCTTTTGCGTATTGTACAGCGCCTTGAGCCATATAGCGTAAAAGAGTTTGATTTGCATATTTACGCGCNCCGCTTGATACTTGAAGGATTACGGGAGATTTTGTTTCAACACAAGCAGATACGATAGCTTGTAATTGTTCCAAATTATTGAAGTTAAATGCAGGAATTGCATATTTGCCTTCAAATGCTTTTTTGAATAACTCTTTGGTGTTTACCAAACCGAGTTCTTTATAACTTACCATACTTTATAATTTTATTTGGTTTGTAATGTGTGAATTCAAATTTCTTGCAAAAGTACTATTTTTTTANGTTTTAAGCAAGTGTATTTAAAACGTGAAACGGAAAATAAAAGTTTATTACAGGTGTAAAAAACAAGTTTAAAGATGATTAAAAAATGAATGCAGATTTTTCGTACATTGCATCAATCACATCTTTATATTTTTGCATTATAACCGCCCGTCTTAATTTAAGCGTATTGGTAAGTTCGCCGGTTTCTATGGTAAAACCCTTCTTGATTAATGTGAATTTTTTAATTAATTCATAATTCGCCATTCCTTTTTGTTGTAGGGCTATTCGTTCCTGTATCAAGGAGTAAATTTTCGGGTTTTTAAGTAATTCGTCGATAGAACCATAAGAAATTTTGTTTTCTTTTGCATATTCTTCCAATGCCGGAATGGAAGGAACTATGATGGCAGTAACGTAATTTCGTTCGTCGCCGATTGTAGCTGCCTGTTCTATGTATTTGTCTAATTCAAGGCGGGTTTCAATTTCTTGTGGAGCAATGTATTTTCCGTTGGAAGTTTTAAAAAGGTCTTTTATTCTTTCCATTAAAGTAATTTTACCGTCTTTTGAAACAGAGCCGGCATCGCCTGTGCGGAACCAACCATCAGCGGTAAAAGCATTTTTATTTGCTTCCGGATTATTATAATATCCGGGTGTGATGGTTTTTCCTTTTAACAAAATTTCGTTGTCTTCGCCTATTTTTATTTGAAGATCAGGCATTACAGTTCCTACGGTGCCTATTTTATAATTGTTAAGTATAAAGTGCGAAACGGTTGCCGTACTTTCCGTTAGTCCATATCCGTAAACAATAGGAATACCAATACTGATAAAAAACATAGCGATGGAATCCGCAAGTTTAGCGCCGGCAGCAGGAAGCATATTGGCATTTTCGAGCCCAAGCACATTTTTTACTTTTGAAAAAATAAGTTTATCGGCAATTTTGTATCGGGCGGTTAAAAATATGTCCGGTTTTTTTCCTCTGCGTAAATAATCTAAATTATACTTCTTTCCTGTTGCTACCGCCCAAGCCACTATGGCTAATTTTAAGGGCGATGATTTTTCCAGGTTTTCTTGTACGCCTACAAATACTTTTTCCCAAAATCGGGGCACAGCACACATCAGGGTAGGACGGACATCTTTAATGGTTTGCTGGATTTCTGTGGGGCGGTGATTAATATAAATTGTGGAGCCGACGTAGATTAAATAGTAACACCAAGTTCGTTCAAAAACATGGGTTAGAGGTAAAAACGCGATGGAAACATCGTTTTGAGTTATGTTTGATAATCGTATTGTATGAGTTCGCATAGCTTCATTATACATTTCATGAATTATAATAACTCCTTTGGGGTTTCCCGTAGTGCCCGAAGTGTATAAAATAGCCGCCATATCTTTTTCCTCTGCTTCGCTTCTTCTTTTTTCAAGCTCGCCGTCAAAATCCGGTTTTTTGCCAAGATTCATAAAATCATCAAAATACATCGATTTCTCGGTATCGCGCAATTCTACATTTTTATCAAAAACGATGATTTTTTTTAATGTTTTTGCTATTCCAAATAACTCCAAAGCTATATTGTACTGCTCTTTTTCGCCAACAAAAAGATATTGTATTTCTGCATCGTTTACTATGAATTTTACTTGTTCCAATGAAGAGGTAGGATAAATGGGAACATTTACTCCACGTATTGAAAACAAGGCAAAGTCTACAATGAAGTTCTCATTTTTATTTTGCGAAAATTGCCCTACGCGATCCCGCTCTTTTATGCCTAAACTTAAAAAAGCTTTAGCAACAATATCCACTTTTGATGAAAATTCTTTCCAGGAAATTCCTTTCCACGGATCAGAAAGTTCATTCCTGTCGTAAAGAGCAATTTTATCTGCAAATTTTACGGCTTGATTGTTGATTAATCTGGTAAAAATGGGTGCTTTCATATTATTAATTTGAAGTTTTGTAATGCTATGGGTAAAATACGTGAGTATGTTATGAAAAGTAAGCAATTAATACTTTTATATTCAACACTTTAATCGCTTATTTGGTTCTGTATTTGTGTTAAAAAATCGGGTTCTTCTTGTATGCGCTTCAGGGCTGCAAGTGATGCGTTTTGTTGCGATTCCTTTTTGCTGGCGCCGTTTCCTCTGCTTATCGTTGTTTTTTCAATTTCTAATTGCGAAATAAAATTGTGCTGATTGTTTGCTCCAACCGTTTCGTCAATCAAAATAAAATCGAACTGTAAATGATATTTCTGACACCATTCGATAATTTGTGATTTAGGATTATCGTTTGCATCAAGAATTGGTTTTAATTGTTCCAATAAAGGAAACAGTTTATTTTTTACAAATTTTTTACAAGGTTGATATCCGTAGTCAAGATAAATAGCTCCAATCAATGCTTCCAGCGTATTGCCTTTAATATTGAAATTTCGTTCTTTGTTTAAATTCAAATGTTTGGTGGCAACAATTAATTTGTCTAATTTAATCTCAGAGCATAATTGGTTGAGTGTTTCGCGTTTCACAATGCGTGAACGCGCATTGGTTAGAAATCCTTCCTGTTCGTTTGAATGTGAATGGTAAAGTATGTCAGAAACAACCGAGTTTAGAACAGCATCACCCAAAAATTCCAGCCGTTCATTATTAAGCATAGTTCCGTCTTCCGTTCGGATAGGTTTTGAACGGTGGCGTACTGCTAATTGGTAGTATTCAATGTTTTTAGGAAAGAATCCCAAAACATTATAAAAAGAATAAAAAAGCTCTTTCCGAGGATTCGAGAAGAGCTTAATTTTGAAAAATAAGCGTTTGATCAATTTTATTTCGCAAATTTTTTGAATATCACACTTGCATTGTGTCCGCCAAATCCGAATGTGTTGGAAAGTGCGGTATTTACAGTGCGTTTTTGTGCTTTATTAAATGTAAAATTCAGATTGTAATCAATTTCAGGGTCATTGTCTCCTTCTTCATGATTGATGGTAGGAGGAACAATGTCATTTAAAATTGATAGAACTGCAATCATTCCTTCAACGGCTCCGGCAGCGCCAAGCAAATGACCTGTCATTGATTTTGTAGAGCTGATATTTAGTTTGAATGCGTGTTCGCCAAAAACATCCTTGATAGCTTTTGCTTCCGAAGGATCTCCTACAGGAGTAGAAGTTCCGTGAACATTGATATAATCAATTTCTTCAGGTTGTATTCCTGCATCTTTCAGTGCGCGTTTCATTACCAGCATTGCTCCAACTCCATCAGGGTGTGTTGCTGTTAAGTGATAAGCATCAGCTGAAAGTCCGCCGCCAATAACTTCACAAAGGATATTTGCTCCGCGTGCAATAGCGTGTTCCATTTCTTCCAAAATAAGACATCCGCCACCCTCACCCATTACAAATCCATCACGGCTTGCACTGAAAGGGCGAGACGCTTTTTCAACTTCGTCATTTTTGGTGGATAATGCAGTGAGAGCGTTAAATCCGCCAACACCACCGGGGGTAATTGCAGCTTCGGCTCCTCCGGCTAAAATTACATTTGCTTTTCCTAAACGGATAAGATTGAATGCGTCAACAATCGCGTGCGTTGACGATGCACAAGCGGAAGTTGTTGCATAATTCGGACCGCGAAAACCGTATTGAATAGAAATTTGTCCGGCTGCGATATCCGCAATCATTTTCGGAATAAAAAACGGATTGAATTTAGGACCTTGTTCCTGGTTGGTATAATAATATCCTATTTCCTGTTCAAAGGTAGAAATTCCACCAATTCCGGCAGCAAAAATAACTCCGATTTCATCTTTATCTTCATTTTCAAGGTCAAGTCCGCTATTTTCAATTGCTTCTTTCGCTGCAACTAACGCGTATTGAGTATAAAGATCCATTTTGCGAACTTCTTTTCTGTCGAAATAAAGTCCGGGGTCAAATCCTTTTACTTCGCAAGCAAATTTTGTTTTGAACAATGAAGCGTCAAAACGTGTAATAGGAGCAGCACCGCTTACGCCATTCACAACATTCTGCCACGTTTCCGCAGCAGAAAGACCTAATGGAGTTACGGCACCAACACCTGTTACCACGACTCTTTTTAATTCCATAAAAAAGAATTATAAGAAATTTATTTTTTCAAAGCTTCAACGTGTGCGATTGCATCGCCTACTGTTGCAATTTTTTGAGCTTCTTCATCAGGAATTGATACACCGAATTCTTTTTCAAATTCCATAATCAATTCTACAGTATCTAATGAGTCTGCACCAAGGTCGTTAGTGAAATTAGCTGTTTCAACTACTTCTGATTCGTCTACACCTAATTTATCAACGATAATAGCTTTTACTTTTTCTGCAACTTCTGACATAATTTTTCTTTTTTAATGAGTAAATAAAATTTGTTTTATAAATTTGCGGTGCAAAGTAACGAAATAATCATGATATATCCGCACATTTTGTTTAAAAAATTGCAATTTTTTGCACATTTTTAAGACAGATGAGCAAAAACCCATTATACAAATGCCTGTAAACATAGCTATTTTCGCTTCCGGCTCCGGTTCCAATGCAGAGAATCTTATTCAGTATTTTAAAGACTCAAAAGAGTTTTCCTTCCCGATAATTGTTTCAAATAAAGCCGATGCTTTTGTGCATACTCGAGCAAAAAAGTTAGAAATTCCTTCTTTTACATTTTCAAATGAGGAATTCCGCGA
The genomic region above belongs to uncultured Paludibacter sp. and contains:
- the lspA gene encoding Lipoprotein signal peptidase; translated protein: MSVRIKSIXLILFLLIIDQWSKIYVKTHFLLGESVDVFSWFKITFIENEGAAFGMTIVGKLFLTSFRVVAIVLLSIFINKLIKRNARASYILVVSVLLAGAIGNLIDSLFYGMFFTESTPYAAATFLSHGGGYAPFFYGKVVDMFYFPIISDSAGNTLFFKWIFNXADSCVTVSVILILLFFRKELNESLENKKAIKPDAEE
- a CDS encoding conserved hypothetical protein (Evidence 4 : Unknown function but conserved in other organisms); this translates as MRKNNLHIVFFLFFLLAFTSCFKPGNVLSEEKMVTILTEMHKTEGILQAEGYNYNNPEEKKKYYDAILKKYKIKQADFDSSLVWYAKHPKEFGLVYTDVLIRLDTLNAQVQRGKFHPNEGGNGIQEANIWNLRASYNLTKDSARTKIDFEIPNGNNLMVGDTYILSFLRRVAPSDSSLNPHIVLKINYLNGKKDSXYTKTYNDSLLRRYTLTFKARDTLKIESLTGSLLGNDSSKGKMNAFLDSIKLIRKFNVYNQIKLKKRVEKLDTTRLKKL
- a CDS encoding hypothetical protein (Evidence 5 : Unknown function), which encodes MILINDKIYFSLGKGGIAKWNERIYSILINDKTYFPLRKGG
- a CDS encoding Orn/DAP/Arg decarboxylase 2 — its product is MIIFAPALNKILKTKSLEFNKKIKLNSFTYIQKMKNKYIDLIEQTFEFPSEEFNVDENELIWNDIPLMEVIKQYGTPLRITYLPKITQNIQRARRMFNVAMAKVDYKGTYNYCYCTKSSHFSFVMEEVLKNGVHLETSSAFDINIMETLYEQGILKPETFVVCNGFKRPQYVENIQXLINMGFTNVIPILDNIFELDLLLKDFDKKLNVGIRIASEEEPKFDFYTSRLGIRYNDIIPYYEEKIAKNKKVNLKMLHFFINTGVKDTLYYWNELSKAVNLYCELKKVCPTLDSLNIGGGFPIQTHLDFAYDYEYMAEEIVAQVKTICEQNGVPXPHIFTEFGSYTVGESGAMLYSIVNQKKQNDRELWNMIDSSFLTTLPDTWAINQRYVFLAINNWDSEYERVNLGGLTCXSEDFYNAEVHSNAVFLPKMELGREQYIGFFHMGAYQESXGGFGGIQHCLIPGPKLVIIDKDEDGEYFTKLFAKEQSYKSMLKILGY
- a CDS encoding exported hypothetical protein (Evidence 5 : Unknown function), yielding MTKITFFKMMLLAICMVGSVNVFGQSESVIYTCGFESAEGFTASTVYNNSTIAYTGASGKQWGTYFGTPSTTSPITGLQSMQMRWYTTTPSSNGYTFTNFDLANVTKVTFSAKNTTGINVIVSYSTDGGSNYTGAQTFTLSTSASTYTYNVSATGEYANVRLKFQLTYSTTPTTTSRLYIDDISVYGMTTIAATPTFDPVEGTYTSAQNVTISNGSGTDKIYYTTDGSDPSSASTLYTAPINVSTTTTIKAIAYDQNDANPSSIASATYTIDLTPTITVTETSIPAMTAEVGASDAETIHVSGINLTDNITLAITGTDAAQFSVDPTSITQTGGTASSTAVTVTYTPTAAGSHSALLEISSPGATTVTRDLTGTASLAKPEVPIQLPQSDVTQTSFKASWNAVSGATSYDLSVYTKATTGSVTATDLFFSEYVEGSGSNKYLEIYNGTGADVNLSNYKVEVYPNGGTSATYTQTLSGTLANANVYVIGNSSGTIYTSSDITSTVTYYNGNDAVALIKISTGDTLDIIGKIGEDPGSNWTAGTLATSEQTLVRKSTVTGGVTTNPTSGFPTLSTEWDGYAQDDATHLGAHTLDDQLMTVDTDISGSPFTGLTTTSKTITGLSNSNTYYYTVVAKDGVNSSPVSDEVTVNLLSTGLNTAKELTGISASNGKIRFSAGAGENIQVFNAVGQRIVNKVASEGLNEITVSAKGIMIVKVGXKTAKVVL